In Silene latifolia isolate original U9 population chromosome 3, ASM4854445v1, whole genome shotgun sequence, a single window of DNA contains:
- the LOC141648481 gene encoding kinesin-like protein KIN-7E, which produces MGAIAEGELKSQASMAGREEKILVLVRLRPLNEKEISKSEVADWECINESTILYRNSLQERSGLPTAYSYDRVFSGDCSSKQVYDEGTKEIALSALSGINSSIFAYGQTSSGKTYTMNAITEYTVGDVYDYIQRHEERAFALKFSAMEIYNENVRDLLSNDSTPLRLMDDPERGTIVEKLTEEKLNDRNHLRKLISICEAQRKIGETSLNEQSSRSHQILKLTIESSAREFIGKGNSSTLSASVFFIDLAGSERASQANSAGTRLKEGCHINRSLLTLGNVIRKLSKGKQGHINYRDSKLTRILQPCLGGNARTTIICTLSPARSHVEQSRNTLLFASCAKEVTTNARVNVVMSDKALVKHLQKELARLESELRSPAPTSSSCNCSVTIKKKDLQIEKMEKEIRELAKQRDHAQSRVEDLLQIIGSDQTPKKQERRKNRLQWKTLGKWEDESSVSGSSVNSRHSPNGVRDGNGEISDEDHSLRAVEHDDEFEFEFDVGHLDDHCKEVRCIENEGFGTDQRFQFHSSPTVFGNGHLPDRGSSGRNTRQNGSIYGAVGQRISDVQRSIDSLVSNPDNPSSWDDTSSSSRSANFTRRYISEYMNGSSGNSHSTRTPPSGIETYKTSRPKGLRKSTSSDYGVNVAKLSRDGSHSSIGTDLVDDSPSQSGNNSTDVEIPSVQAFVAGLNNAKLQYEKHLGDGQVPDDLRKTSRDVGLDPMADSALDWILQFDKLQKDIIELWQTCNVPLVHRTYFFLLFNGDRSDSIYLEVELRRLTFLKDAFSHGSDSVDSVRAKTLTSSNKAIRRERETLSKLVSKRFSDGERKRLYQKWGIKLDSKRRRLQLISKLWTETDNMDHIEESAGIVAKLVKFSDQGRAIKGMFGLSFSPPTTRRRSYGWINLRTSLI; this is translated from the exons ATGGGGGCAATTGCTGAGGGAGAATTGAAGAGTCAAGCTTCGATGGCTGGACGAGAGGAGAAGATCTTGGTTTTGGTGAGGTTGAGGCCTTTGAATGAGAAGGAGATTTCTAAGAGTGAAGTCGCCGATTGGGAATGTATTAATGAGAGCACCATCTTGTACCGAAATAGTCTTCAGGAACGGTCTGGACTCCCCACGGCCTACTCGTATG ACAGAGTCTTTTCGGGTGACTGTTCCTCCAAACAAGTGTATGATGAGGGTACTAAAGAAATCGCTCTTTCTGCTCTAAGTGGCATCAATT CTAGCATTTTTGCTTACGGGCAAACAAGCAGTGGAAAAACATACACCATGAACGCAATAACTGAGTATACTGTTGGGGATGTATACGACTATATACAAAGG CATGAAGAGAGAGCGTTTGCTCTAAAATTCTCTGCCATGGAGATCTACAACGAAAACGTGAGGGACCTTCTCAGCAATGACAGCACCCCTCTCCGGCTAATGGACGATCCTGAG AGAGGCactattgtggaaaaattgacTGAGGAGAAACTAAATGACCGGAACCACTTAAGAAAGCTTATATCGATTTGCGAAG CTCAAAGGAAAATAGGGGAGACGTCCCTGAATGAACAAAGTTCAAGATCTCATCAGATCCTTAAACTG ACAATTGAAAGTTCAGCCCGTGAGTTCATAGGCAAGGGTAACTCAAGTACTCTTTCAGCTAGCGTG TTTTTTATTGATCTAGCCGGAAGTGAGCGTGCATCTCAAGCAAACTCAGCTGGGACACGGTTAAAGGAAGGTTGTCATATAAATCGAAGTCTGCTGACTCTTGGAAATGTCATCCGTAAACTAAG CAAAGGCAAACAAGGACACATAAATTATAGGGATTCTAAGCTAACTCGCATCCTGCAACCGTGCTTGGGAGGTAATGCTAGAACTACCATCATCTGTACGTTGAGCCCTGCACGTAGTCATGTGGAGCAGTCAAGGAACACACTGTTATTTGCTAGCTGTGCAAAAGAGGTGACTACAAATGCACGAGTGAATGTTGTCATGTCTGACAAAGCCTTGGTAAAACACTTGCAAAAAGAATTGGCCAGACTGGAGAGCGAGTTAAGAAGTCCAGCTCCCACATCGTCATCTTGCAACTGTTCTGTGACAATTAAGAAGAAAGATCTGCAGATTGAGAAG ATGGAGAAGGAGATCAGAGAACTCGCTAAACAACGAGATCATGCTCAATCTCGGGTTGAAGATTTGCTGCAAATAATTGGAAGTGATCAAACACCTAAGAAACAG GAAAGACGCAAAAACCGTCTCCAGTGGAAAACCCTGGGAAAATGGGAAGATGAAAGCTCGGTATCTGGGTCAAGTGTAAACAGTCGTCACTCTCCAAATGGTGTTCGAGATGGAAATGGGGAAATTTCTGATGAGGATCATTCTTTACGGGCAGTAGAGCACGATGAtgagtttgagtttgagtttgaTGTGGGCCATCTCGATGATCATTGTAAAGAAGTTCGATGTATTGAGAATGAAGGATTTGGGACTGACCAGAGATTCCAATTCCATTCATCGCCAACTGTGTTTGGAAATGGGCATTTACCTGATCGTGGTAGCTCAGGAAGAAACACTCGTCAAAATGGTTCCATATATGGTGCTGTTGGGCAAAGAATCTCTGATGTGCAGAGGTCCATTGATTCCCTTGTCAGCAACCCCGACAACCCATCCTCATGGGATGATACATCAAGTTCCAGCAGGAGCGCCAATTTCACTCGAAGGTATATATCAGAATATATGAACGGCTCCTCTGGAAACAGCCATTCTACGAGAACTCCGCCTAGTGGAATAGAGACATACAAAACAAGCAGACCCAAAGGGTTGAGAAAGTCTACTTCCTCGGATTATGGTGTTAATGTTGCAAAGTTATCACGCGATGGTTCTCATTCATCTATTGGGACGGATCTTGTTGATGACTCACCATCACAGAGCGGCAACAATAGCACAGATGTGGAGATCCCTAGTGTGCAGGCATTTGTTGCTGGTCTCAATAATGCTAAGCTTCAGTATGAAAAACATTTGGGAGATGGCCAG GTGCCTGATGATTTGAGAAAGACCTCGAGAGACGTGGGGTTGGATCCTATGGCCGACAGTGCCTTAGATTGGATTTTGCAATTTGACAAGCTTCAAAAAGATATAATCGAGCTCTGGCAAACCTGCAATGTTCCTTTGGTTCACAGGACCTATttcttccttctctttaacgGCGACCGTTCTGATTCCATTTACCTAGAGGTAGAGTTGAGGAGGCTAACTTTCCTCAAAGATGCATTTTCTCATGGTAGCGATTCAGTAGACAGTGTTCGTGCTAAAACATTGACCTCCAG CAATAAAGCAATCCGAAGAGAGCGAGAGACATTGAGCAAGCTGGTCAGCAAAAGGTTCTCAGACGGAGAAAGGAAGAGACTATACCAGAAATGGGGTATCAAATTGGACTCAAAGCGTAGGCGACTTCAACTCATCTCGAAATTGTGGACAGAGACCGATAACATGGACCATATTGAAGAGAGTGCCGGAATTGTGGCCAAGTTAGTCAAGTTCTCTGACCAGGGGCGAGCGATCAAAGGGATGTTCGGGCTTAGCTTCTCACCGCCAACCACGAGGAGGAGATCGTATGGGTGGATTAATTTAAGGACTTCCCTAATTTGA